A single window of Rickettsiella endosymbiont of Dermanyssus gallinae DNA harbors:
- the thyA gene encoding thymidylate synthase has product MQTYLNFLTHILESGVSKTDRTGTGTLSSFGYQMRFGLAQGFPLVTTKRLHLKSIIHELLWFLRGDTNIRYLNEQGVTIWDEWADELGNLGPVYGKQWRSWQTADNKIIDQMSQLIHQIKTNPDSRRLIVSAWNVGDLDQMALPPCHLLFQFYVANARLSCQLYQRSADAFLGVPFNIASYALLIHMIAQQCGLQVGEFVWTGGDCHIYNNHREQVQLQLSRQPLCLPKLVMQRKPDSIFDYCFEDFVLSDYQYHPSIKAVVAI; this is encoded by the coding sequence ATGCAAACCTACCTTAATTTTTTGACGCATATTCTTGAATCGGGTGTATCCAAGACGGATCGGACGGGCACAGGTACTCTCAGTAGTTTCGGCTATCAAATGCGCTTTGGTCTAGCACAAGGCTTTCCTTTGGTCACGACGAAACGATTACATTTAAAAAGTATTATTCACGAATTACTGTGGTTCTTACGCGGCGATACTAACATCCGTTATTTGAATGAGCAGGGCGTGACTATCTGGGATGAATGGGCCGATGAGTTAGGAAATTTAGGCCCTGTGTATGGTAAGCAATGGCGCAGCTGGCAAACCGCCGATAATAAAATCATTGATCAAATGAGTCAGTTAATACACCAGATAAAAACCAATCCAGATTCGCGGCGTTTAATTGTCAGTGCTTGGAATGTGGGTGATTTAGATCAGATGGCGCTGCCGCCTTGTCATTTACTGTTTCAATTTTATGTGGCAAACGCACGGCTTTCCTGTCAGCTTTATCAGCGCAGTGCCGATGCCTTTTTGGGTGTACCTTTTAATATCGCTTCTTATGCGTTGTTAATACATATGATTGCACAGCAGTGTGGTTTGCAAGTGGGTGAGTTTGTTTGGACGGGCGGTGATTGCCATATTTACAATAACCATCGTGAACAAGTGCAGTTACAGTTATCACGACAGCCACTTTGTTTGCCCAAACTCGTGATGCAGCGTAAACCCGATTCTATTTTTGATTATTGTTTTGAAGATTTTGTATTGAGTGATTACCAATATCACCCTTCTATCAAAGCCGTAGTGGCCATTTAA
- a CDS encoding ADP-ribosylation factor-like protein: MSNNIKVVFLGAENVGKTSLLNRMKNRAFSDRVESTIGSSFSKLTEGTVIFDVWDVAGAERYRGLWPMYHRSSSIIVYVLSSTEDIEKNKKLLQQYRQATKSNSADFSELIVFAKSDHLESRLSEEYIRAFDAFELPSIACSAKDNSTDQTGMTIKDRLMEYFNKFASEKIAYDQILTYLNLPVFDEKEIKEKKHKLSELVQKKQAGSINPDRFKEEATVLIQQIREQVPKQSLAWRLLDAIASLIAIIVPPIAIANCFYNKAVNGKFELSFFKSPEEKSLNRLEVWVDKVRGATIIEENNMENSNRA; encoded by the coding sequence ATGTCTAATAATATTAAAGTTGTATTTTTAGGTGCCGAGAATGTCGGTAAAACATCCTTGCTCAATAGAATGAAAAATCGGGCGTTTTCTGATCGGGTAGAGTCTACGATAGGTTCAAGTTTCTCTAAATTGACGGAAGGAACAGTAATATTTGATGTATGGGATGTAGCAGGCGCTGAAAGGTATAGAGGTCTTTGGCCAATGTATCACAGATCTTCATCAATTATCGTTTATGTATTGTCTTCTACTGAAGACATAGAAAAAAATAAAAAGTTATTGCAACAATATAGGCAAGCGACAAAATCTAACTCTGCTGATTTCTCTGAACTGATCGTTTTTGCTAAAAGTGATCATCTGGAATCTAGGCTTTCTGAAGAGTATATAAGGGCGTTTGATGCGTTTGAACTTCCTTCGATAGCTTGTTCTGCAAAGGACAATAGTACTGATCAAACAGGAATGACAATAAAAGATAGATTGATGGAGTACTTTAATAAATTTGCTTCTGAAAAAATAGCTTATGATCAGATACTCACTTACTTAAATTTACCTGTCTTTGATGAAAAAGAAATTAAAGAAAAGAAGCACAAATTAAGTGAGCTCGTTCAAAAAAAACAAGCTGGTTCAATAAACCCAGATCGATTTAAAGAAGAAGCAACCGTGCTTATTCAGCAGATACGTGAGCAGGTACCAAAGCAATCGTTAGCTTGGCGGTTACTTGATGCGATAGCTAGTTTGATAGCAATTATTGTTCCACCCATTGCGATTGCTAATTGCTTCTATAATAAGGCGGTAAACGGTAAATTTGAGCTTAGTTTCTTTAAAAGCCCAGAAGAAAAAAGTCTCAACCGTCTAGAAGTGTGGGTTGATAAAGTGCGTGGTGCTACCATTATAGAAGAAAATAATATGGAAAATAGTAATCGCGCGTGA
- a CDS encoding GTP-binding protein: MGIDFFLLKKRNIKFHLWDLAGAARFSFIRKAYYKQASSAVYVLDATKDVEENKRIFQEFNREIKSEIFIPNACQLIVFNKSDAENSKLSQDYINEFAIFNVPYVICSAKTNEGVAEIKDTNFNYVSGLVSTKEAEEELLLSEIEKYSKCLRKKHT, encoded by the coding sequence ATGGGCATAGACTTTTTTCTTCTTAAGAAAAGGAACATAAAATTTCATCTATGGGATTTGGCTGGAGCTGCGCGCTTTAGTTTCATAAGAAAAGCCTATTATAAACAGGCCTCAAGCGCTGTTTACGTATTAGATGCCACTAAAGATGTGGAAGAAAACAAAAGAATATTTCAGGAATTTAATAGGGAAATTAAATCAGAGATTTTTATTCCTAATGCTTGTCAATTGATTGTTTTTAATAAAAGCGATGCTGAAAACTCTAAACTTTCCCAAGATTATATCAATGAATTTGCTATATTTAATGTTCCCTATGTGATTTGTTCTGCAAAAACAAATGAAGGGGTTGCTGAAATAAAAGATACAAACTTCAATTATGTTAGTGGCTTAGTCTCTACAAAAGAGGCTGAAGAAGAGTTGCTGCTATCTGAAATTGAAAAATACAGCAAATGTTTAAGGAAAAAACATACGTAA